Proteins encoded within one genomic window of Pigmentiphaga sp. H8:
- a CDS encoding hybrid sensor histidine kinase/response regulator has translation MSASRLPLAEQLQAEQAAILRRNLPFSLCGALLTVGLVWAALRDAVPVGQLLAWFLAQAAWTLVRAWGVSRYKRAAGSAAGLARWRRAAIATTGVAGLLWGIPFAYWMLHVDLPHQMFLIVALLTLGTGAIYAYCIDLPLLYAFELPYFSLPFVAILAIPGTMHTVLALAAALYLAVTLVFAQRMSRTQIDSLRLRFENLSLVESLQREKEAAERSDLAKSRFLAAASHDLRQPVHALSLFIGVLKEQPLPDESRRLVDSVGKAASALGTLFEALLNISRLDAGVVRVNRRTFALTALFDQLLLEFTPQADAKSLVLRVRPTRAVVYTDPALLDRILRNLVENAIRNTSRGGVLLACRPRRGAWRIEVWDTGAGIPASEQDKVFWEFHQLNNPERDRGKGLGLGLAIVRRTAKLLGHAVGLRSRPGRGSVFAITVPRMAEQLGGQPAAAPAGRTAGALRDRLVFVIDDDTENRQGLQLLLEAWGCRVVAGGSGREILLAAARHDQRPDLIISDYRLRNHETGIEVIDALHEEYNDENIPAMLVSGDTDPQRLAEASARTWPLMHKPVEPAELREVMVRLLG, from the coding sequence ATGTCCGCCTCCCGCCTTCCCCTTGCCGAACAGCTCCAGGCCGAACAGGCGGCGATACTTCGCCGCAACCTGCCGTTTTCGCTGTGCGGCGCGCTATTGACGGTGGGCCTGGTGTGGGCGGCGCTGCGCGATGCGGTGCCCGTGGGCCAGTTGCTGGCCTGGTTCCTGGCGCAGGCAGCCTGGACGCTGGTTCGTGCCTGGGGCGTGTCGCGGTACAAGCGGGCGGCCGGCAGCGCGGCGGGCCTGGCGCGCTGGCGCCGGGCCGCCATCGCCACGACCGGGGTGGCCGGACTGCTGTGGGGAATTCCCTTCGCCTACTGGATGCTGCACGTGGATCTGCCGCACCAGATGTTCCTGATCGTCGCGCTGCTGACCCTGGGCACGGGAGCGATCTATGCCTATTGCATCGACCTGCCGCTGCTGTATGCCTTCGAACTGCCGTATTTCTCGCTGCCTTTCGTCGCCATCCTGGCGATTCCGGGCACCATGCATACCGTGCTGGCGCTGGCGGCGGCGCTGTACCTGGCCGTGACGCTGGTGTTCGCGCAGCGCATGTCGCGCACGCAGATCGATTCGCTGCGACTGCGCTTCGAGAATCTTTCCCTGGTCGAGAGCCTGCAACGCGAGAAGGAAGCGGCCGAACGCAGCGACCTGGCCAAGTCGCGCTTCCTGGCCGCGGCCAGCCACGATCTGCGTCAGCCGGTCCATGCGCTCAGCCTGTTCATCGGCGTGCTGAAGGAACAACCGCTGCCCGACGAGAGCCGGCGCCTGGTGGACAGCGTGGGCAAGGCCGCCTCGGCGCTGGGAACGCTGTTCGAGGCGCTGCTGAACATCTCGCGCCTGGACGCCGGCGTGGTGCGTGTCAACCGGCGGACCTTCGCGTTGACCGCGCTGTTCGACCAGTTGCTGCTGGAGTTCACGCCGCAGGCCGATGCCAAGTCGCTGGTCCTGCGCGTGCGGCCCACGCGGGCGGTGGTCTACACCGATCCGGCGCTGCTGGACCGCATCCTGCGCAACCTGGTCGAGAACGCCATCCGCAACACCTCGCGCGGCGGGGTGCTGCTGGCGTGCCGGCCGCGGCGGGGGGCCTGGCGCATCGAGGTCTGGGACACCGGGGCGGGCATCCCCGCATCCGAACAGGACAAAGTGTTCTGGGAGTTCCATCAGTTGAACAATCCCGAGCGGGACCGGGGCAAGGGTCTGGGCCTGGGGCTGGCCATCGTGCGGCGCACGGCCAAGCTGCTCGGGCATGCCGTCGGGCTGCGCTCGCGCCCGGGGCGGGGCAGCGTGTTTGCCATTACCGTGCCCCGGATGGCGGAACAGCTCGGCGGCCAGCCGGCCGCGGCGCCGGCCGGCCGCACCGCCGGCGCGCTGCGGGACCGGCTGGTGTTCGTGATCGACGACGACACCGAGAACCGCCAGGGATTGCAGCTGCTGCTGGAGGCCTGGGGCTGCCGGGTCGTGGCCGGCGGCAGCGGCCGCGAGATCCTGCTGGCCGCGGCCCGTCACGACCAGCGGCCGGACCTGATCATCAGCGACTACCGGCTGCGCAACCATGAGACGGGAATCGAGGTGATCGACGCCCTGCACGAGGAATACAACGACGAGAACATCCCCGCGATGCTGGTCAGCGGCGACACCGATCCCCAGCGCCTGGCGGAGGCGTCGGCGCGGACCTGGCCGCTGATGCACAAGCCGGTCGAGCCCGCCGAGCTGCGGGAAGTCATGGTACGGCTACTGGGTTAG